The following coding sequences lie in one Nycticebus coucang isolate mNycCou1 chromosome 18, mNycCou1.pri, whole genome shotgun sequence genomic window:
- the MINK1 gene encoding misshapen-like kinase 1 isoform X4, with protein sequence MGDPAPARSLDDIDLSALRDPAGIFELVEVVGNGTYGQVYKGRHVKTGQLAAIKVMDVTEDEEEEIKQEINMLKKYSHHRNIATYYGAFIKKSPPGNDDQLWLVMEFCGAGSVTDLVKNTKGNALKEDCIAYICREILRGLAHLHAHKVIHRDIKGQNVLLTENAEVKLVDFGVSAQLDRTVGRRNTFIGTPYWMAPEVIACDENPDATYDYRSDIWSLGITAIEMAEGAPPLCDMHPMRALFLIPRNPPPRLKSKKWSKKFIDFIDTCLIKTYLSRPPTEQLLKFPFIRDQPTERQVRIQLKDHIDRSRKKRGEKEETEYEYSGSEEEDDSHGEEGEPSSIMNVPGESTLRREFLRLQQENKSNSEALKQQQQLQQQQQRDPEAHIKHLLHQRQRRIEEQKEERRRVEEQQRREREQRKLQEKEQQRRLEDMQALRREEERRQAEREQEYIRHRLEEEQRQLEILQQQLLQEQALLLEYKRKQLEEQRQSERLQRQLQQEHAYLKSLQQQQQQQQQLQKQQQQQILPGERKPLYHYGRGINPADKPAWAREVEERTRMNKQQNSPLAKTKPSSTGPEPSIPQASPGPPGPLSQTPPMQRPVEPQEGPHKSLQDQPTRNLAAFPASHDPDPAIPTPAATPSARGAVIRQNSDPTSEGPGPSPNPPAWVRPDNEAPPKVPQRTSSIATALNTSGAGGSRPAQAVRARPRSNSAWQIYLQRRAERGTPKSPGPPAQPPGPPNASSNPDLRRSDPGWERSDSVLPASHGHLPQAGSLERNRVGASSKLDSSPVLSPGNKAKPDDHRSRPGRPASYKRAIGEVSEVGPACGSPLLLPCPVSSPPLYHPARAHLLPFPHTSLPLQDFVLLKERTLDEAPRPPKKAMDYSSSSEEVESSEEDEEEGDGEPSEGSRDTPGGRSDGDTDSVSTMVVHDVEEIPGTQPPYGGGTMVVQRTPEEERSLLHADSNGYPNLPDVVQPSHSPTENSKGQSPPLKDGGNDYQSRGLVKAPGKSSFTMFVDLGIYQPGGSGDTIPITALVGGEGTRLDQLQYDVRKGSVVNVNPTNTRAHSETPEIRKYKKRFNSEILCAALWGVNLLVGTENGLMLLDRSGQGKVYGLIGRRRFQQMDVLEGLNLLITISGKRNKLRVYYLSWLRNKILHNDPEVEKKQGWTTVGDMEGCGHYRVVKYERIKFLVIALKNSVEVYAWAPKPYHKFMAFKSFADLPHRPLLVDLTVEEGQRLKVIYGSSAGFHAVDVDSGNSYDIYIPVHIQSQITPHAIIFLPNTDGMEMLLCYEDEGVYVNTYGRIIKDVVLQWGEMPTSVAYICSNQIMGWGEKAIEIRSVETGHLDGVFMHKRAQRLKFLCERNDKVFFASVRSGGSSQVYFMTLNRNCIMNW encoded by the exons GACCCTGCTGGAATCTTTGAGCTGGTGGAAGTGGTCGGCAATGGAACCTACGGACAGGTGTACAAG GGTCGGCATGTCAAGACTGGGCAGCTGGCTGCCATCAAGGTCATGGATGTCACAGAG gatgaggaggaagagatcAAGCAGGAGATCAACATGTTGAAAAAGTATTCTCACCATCGAAACATTGCCACCTACTATGGAGCCTTCATCAAGAAGAGTCCCCCTGGAAACGACGATCAGCTCTGG CTGGTGATGGAATTCTGTGGTGCTGGTTCAGTGACCGACCTGGTAAAGAACACAAAGGGTAACGCTCTGAAAGAGGACTGCATCGCCTACATCTGCAGGGAGATTCTCAGG GGTCTGGCCCATCTCCATGCCCACAAGGTGATCCATCGAGACATTAAGGGGCAGAATGTGCTGCTGACAGAGAATGCTGAGGTCAAGCTAG TGGATTTTGGGGTGAGTGCTCAGCTGGACCGCACGGTGGGCAGGCGAAACACTTTCATTGGGACTCCCTACTGGATGGCCCCAGAAGTCATCGCCTGTGATGAGAACCCTGACGCCACTTACGATTATAGG AGTGACATTTGGTCTCTGGGAATCACAGCCATCGAGATGGCAGAGGGAGCCCCCC CTCTGTGTGACATGCACCCCATGCGAGCCCTCTTCCTCATCCCTCGGAATCCTCCACCCAGGCTCAAGTCCAAGAAATG GTCTAAGAAGTTCATTGACTTCATCGACACATGTCTCATCAAGACTTACTTGAGCCGCCCACCTACAGAACAGTTACTGAAGTTTCCCTTCATCCGAGACCAGCCCACGGAGCGGCAGGTCCGCATCCAGCTCAAGGACCACATCGACCGGTCCCGGAAGAAACGGGGTGAGAAAG AGGAGACAGAATACGAGTACAGCGGCAGTGAGGAAGAAGACGACAGCCACGGAGAGGAAGGAGAGCCAAG CTCCATCATGAACGTGCCTGGCGAGTCCACACTACGCCGGGAGTTTCTCCGGCTTCAGCAGGAGAATAAGAGCAACTCAGAGGCtttaaagcagcagcagcagctgcagcagcagcaacagcgaGATCCTGAGGCACACATCAAGCACCTGCTACACCAGCGGCAGCGACGCATAGAGGAGCAGAAGGAGGAGCGGCGGCGTGTTGAGGAG CAACAGCGGCGGGAGCGGGAGCAGCGGAAGCTGCAGGAAAAGGAGCAGCAGCGGCGGCTGGAGGACATGCAGGCGTTGCGGCGGGAGGAGGAGCGGCGGCAGGCGGAGCGAGAGCAG gaatATATCCGTCACAGGCTAGAGGAGGAGCAGCGACAGCTCGAGATCCTTCAGCAACAGCTGCTCCAGGAACAGGCCCTGCTGCTG GAATACAAGCGGAAGCAGCTGGAGGAGCAGCGGCAGTCAGAACGTCTCCAGAGGCAACTGCAGCAGGAGCACGCCTACCTCAAGTccctgcagcagcagcaacagcagcagcagcagcttcagaaacagcagcagcagcagatccTGCCTGGGGAGAGGAAGCCCCTGTATCATTATGGTCGGGGCATTAATCCCGCTGACAAGCCAGCCTGGGCTCGAGAG GTAGAAGAGAGAACAAGGATGAACAAGCAGCAGAACTCTCCCTTGGCCAAGACCAAGCCAAGCAGCACAGGGCCTGAGCCCTCCATCCCCCAGGCCTCCCCTGGACCCCCAGGACCTCTTTCTCAAACTCCTCCTATGCAGAGGCCGGTGGAGCCCCAGGAGGGACCACACAAG TCCCTGCAGGACCAGCCCACCCGAAACCTGGCTGCCTTCCCAGCCTCTCACGACCCTGATCCTGCCATCCCCACACCCGCTGCCACGCCCAGTGCCCGGGGAGCTGTCATCCGCCAGAATTCAGACCCCACCTCTGAAGGGCCTGGCCCCAGCCCCAACCCCCCAGCCTGGGTCCGGCCAGACAACGAGGCCCCACCCAAG GTGCCTCAGAGGACCTCATCTATCGCCACTGCCCTTAACACCAGTGGGGCCGGAGGGTCCCGGCCAGCCCAGGCTGTCCGAGCAAG ACCTCGCAGCAACTCCGCCTGGCAAATCTATCTGCAAAGGCGGGCAGAGCGGGGCACCCCCAAGTCTCCAGGGCCCCCTGCTCAGCCCCCTGGCCCGCCCAACGCCTCTAG TAACCCCGACCTCAGGAGGAGCGACCCTGGCTGGGAGCGCTCAGACAGTGTCCTCCCGGCCTCTCATGGGCACCTTCCTCAGGCTGGCTCACTGGAGCGAAACCGTGTGGGAG CCTCCTCCAAACTGGATAGCTCCCCAGTACTCTCCCCTGGGAACAAAGCCAAGCCTGATGACCACCGCTCCCGGCCAGGCCGGCCCGCA AGCTATAAGCGAGCAATCGGTGAGGTTAGTGAGGTGGGGCCTGCTTGTGGGAGCCCTCTCCTGCTACCCTGCCCggtctcctctcctcctctgtaCCACCCCGCCAGAGCCCATCTTCTGCCCTTCCCTCATACATCTCTTCCCTTGCAGGATTTCGTGTTACTGAAAGAGCGGACTCTGGATGAAgcccctcggcctcccaagaaGGCCATGGACTATTCATCATCCAGTGAGGAAGTGGAAAGCAGtgaagaggatgaggaggaaggtgATGGCGAGCCATCAGAGGGGAGCAGAGACACCCCAGGGGGCCG CAGTGATGGAGACACAGACAGCGTCAGCACCATGGTGGTCCATGACGTTGAGGAAATCCCTGGGACCCAGCCCCCATATGGGGGCGGCACCATGGTGGTCCAGCGT ACCCCTGAAGAGGAGCGGAGCTTGCTGCATGCTGACAGCAACGGTTACCCAAACCTGCCTGATGTGGTCCAGCCCAGCCACTCACCTACTGAAAACAGCAAAGGTCAAAGCCCACCTTTGAAGGATGGAGGAAATGAT TACCAATCTCGTGGGCTAGTAAAAGCCCCTGGCAAGAGCTCGTTCACGATGTTTGTGGATCTAGGGATCTACCAGCCTGGAGGCAGTGGGGACACCATCCCCATCACAG CCCTAGTGGGTGGAGAGGGTACTCGACTTGATCAGCTACAGTACGACGTGAGGAAGGGCTCTGTGGTCAATGTGAACCCCACCAACACCCGGGCCCACAGTGAAACTCCTGAGATTCGCAAGTACAAGAAACGATTCAATTCTGAGATCCTCTGTGCAGCCCTTTGGG GGGTCAACCTGCTGGTGGGCACGGAGAATGGGCTGATGCTGCTAGACCGAAGCGGGCAGGGAAAGGTATATGGACTCATTGGGCGGCGACGCTTCCAGCAAATGGATGTGCTGGAGGGGCTCAACCTGCTCATAACCATCTCAG GGAAAAGGAATAAACTGCGGGTGTATTACCTGTCGTGGCTCCGAAACAAGATTCTGCACAATGACCCAGAAGTGGAGAAGAAGCAGGGCTGGACGACTGTGGGGGACATGGAAGGCTGTGGGCACTACCGAGTTG TGAAATATGAGCGTATTAAGTTCCTGGTCATTGCCCTGAAGAACTCTGTGGAGGTATATGCCTGGGCCCCCAAACCCTACCACAAATTCATGGCCTTCAAG TCCTTCGCTGACCTTCCTCACCGCCCTCTGCTGGTTGACCTGACCGTAGAGGAGGGACAGCGTCTCAAGGTCATTTATGGCTCCAGTGCTGGCTTCCATGCTGTGGATGTCGACTCGGGGAACAGCTATGACATCTATATCCCTGTGCAT ATCCAGAGCCAGATCACGCCCCATGCCATCATTTTCCTCCCCAATACTGATGGCATGGAGATGCTGCTGTGCTATGAAGACGAGGGGGTCTATGTCAACACATATGGGCGGATCATCAAAGATGTGGTGTTGCAGTGGGGAGAGATGCCCACCTCTGTGG CCTACATCTGCTCCAACCAGATCATGGGCTGGGGTGAGAAAGCCATTGAGATCCGCTCTGTGGAGACAGGCCACCTGGATGGGGTCTTCATGCACAAACGAGCCCAGAGGCTCAAGTTCCTGTGTGAGCGGAATGACAAG GTCTTTTTTGCCTCAGTCCGCTCCGGGGGCAGCAGCCAAGTTTACTTCATGACTCTGAACCGTAACTGCATCATGAACTGGTGA
- the MINK1 gene encoding misshapen-like kinase 1 isoform X13, whose product MGDPAPARSLDDIDLSALRDPAGIFELVEVVGNGTYGQVYKGRHVKTGQLAAIKVMDVTEDEEEEIKQEINMLKKYSHHRNIATYYGAFIKKSPPGNDDQLWLVMEFCGAGSVTDLVKNTKGNALKEDCIAYICREILRGLAHLHAHKVIHRDIKGQNVLLTENAEVKLVDFGVSAQLDRTVGRRNTFIGTPYWMAPEVIACDENPDATYDYRSDIWSLGITAIEMAEGAPPLCDMHPMRALFLIPRNPPPRLKSKKWSKKFIDFIDTCLIKTYLSRPPTEQLLKFPFIRDQPTERQVRIQLKDHIDRSRKKRGEKEETEYEYSGSEEEDDSHGEEGEPSSIMNVPGESTLRREFLRLQQENKSNSEALKQQQQLQQQQQRDPEAHIKHLLHQRQRRIEEQKEERRRVEEQQRREREQRKLQEKEQQRRLEDMQALRREEERRQAEREQEYIRHRLEEEQRQLEILQQQLLQEQALLLEYKRKQLEEQRQSERLQRQLQQEHAYLKSLQQQQQQQQQLQKQQQQQILPGERKPLYHYGRGINPADKPAWAREVEERTRMNKQQNSPLAKTKPSSTGPEPSIPQASPGPPGPLSQTPPMQRPVEPQEGPHKSLVAHRVPLKPYAAPVPRSQSLQDQPTRNLAAFPASHDPDPAIPTPAATPSARGAVIRQNSDPTSEGPGPSPNPPAWVRPDNEAPPKVPQRTSSIATALNTSGAGGSRPAQAVRASNPDLRRSDPGWERSDSVLPASHGHLPQAGSLERNRVGASSKLDSSPVLSPGNKAKPDDHRSRPGRPADFVLLKERTLDEAPRPPKKAMDYSSSSEEVESSEEDEEEGDGEPSEGSRDTPGGRSDGDTDSVSTMVVHDVEEIPGTQPPYGGGTMVVQRTPEEERSLLHADSNGYPNLPDVVQPSHSPTENSKGQSPPLKDGGNDYQSRGLVKAPGKSSFTMFVDLGIYQPGGSGDTIPITALVGGEGTRLDQLQYDVRKGSVVNVNPTNTRAHSETPEIRKYKKRFNSEILCAALWGVNLLVGTENGLMLLDRSGQGKVYGLIGRRRFQQMDVLEGLNLLITISGKRNKLRVYYLSWLRNKILHNDPEVEKKQGWTTVGDMEGCGHYRVVKYERIKFLVIALKNSVEVYAWAPKPYHKFMAFKSFADLPHRPLLVDLTVEEGQRLKVIYGSSAGFHAVDVDSGNSYDIYIPVHIQSQITPHAIIFLPNTDGMEMLLCYEDEGVYVNTYGRIIKDVVLQWGEMPTSVAYICSNQIMGWGEKAIEIRSVETGHLDGVFMHKRAQRLKFLCERNDKVFFASVRSGGSSQVYFMTLNRNCIMNW is encoded by the exons GACCCTGCTGGAATCTTTGAGCTGGTGGAAGTGGTCGGCAATGGAACCTACGGACAGGTGTACAAG GGTCGGCATGTCAAGACTGGGCAGCTGGCTGCCATCAAGGTCATGGATGTCACAGAG gatgaggaggaagagatcAAGCAGGAGATCAACATGTTGAAAAAGTATTCTCACCATCGAAACATTGCCACCTACTATGGAGCCTTCATCAAGAAGAGTCCCCCTGGAAACGACGATCAGCTCTGG CTGGTGATGGAATTCTGTGGTGCTGGTTCAGTGACCGACCTGGTAAAGAACACAAAGGGTAACGCTCTGAAAGAGGACTGCATCGCCTACATCTGCAGGGAGATTCTCAGG GGTCTGGCCCATCTCCATGCCCACAAGGTGATCCATCGAGACATTAAGGGGCAGAATGTGCTGCTGACAGAGAATGCTGAGGTCAAGCTAG TGGATTTTGGGGTGAGTGCTCAGCTGGACCGCACGGTGGGCAGGCGAAACACTTTCATTGGGACTCCCTACTGGATGGCCCCAGAAGTCATCGCCTGTGATGAGAACCCTGACGCCACTTACGATTATAGG AGTGACATTTGGTCTCTGGGAATCACAGCCATCGAGATGGCAGAGGGAGCCCCCC CTCTGTGTGACATGCACCCCATGCGAGCCCTCTTCCTCATCCCTCGGAATCCTCCACCCAGGCTCAAGTCCAAGAAATG GTCTAAGAAGTTCATTGACTTCATCGACACATGTCTCATCAAGACTTACTTGAGCCGCCCACCTACAGAACAGTTACTGAAGTTTCCCTTCATCCGAGACCAGCCCACGGAGCGGCAGGTCCGCATCCAGCTCAAGGACCACATCGACCGGTCCCGGAAGAAACGGGGTGAGAAAG AGGAGACAGAATACGAGTACAGCGGCAGTGAGGAAGAAGACGACAGCCACGGAGAGGAAGGAGAGCCAAG CTCCATCATGAACGTGCCTGGCGAGTCCACACTACGCCGGGAGTTTCTCCGGCTTCAGCAGGAGAATAAGAGCAACTCAGAGGCtttaaagcagcagcagcagctgcagcagcagcaacagcgaGATCCTGAGGCACACATCAAGCACCTGCTACACCAGCGGCAGCGACGCATAGAGGAGCAGAAGGAGGAGCGGCGGCGTGTTGAGGAG CAACAGCGGCGGGAGCGGGAGCAGCGGAAGCTGCAGGAAAAGGAGCAGCAGCGGCGGCTGGAGGACATGCAGGCGTTGCGGCGGGAGGAGGAGCGGCGGCAGGCGGAGCGAGAGCAG gaatATATCCGTCACAGGCTAGAGGAGGAGCAGCGACAGCTCGAGATCCTTCAGCAACAGCTGCTCCAGGAACAGGCCCTGCTGCTG GAATACAAGCGGAAGCAGCTGGAGGAGCAGCGGCAGTCAGAACGTCTCCAGAGGCAACTGCAGCAGGAGCACGCCTACCTCAAGTccctgcagcagcagcaacagcagcagcagcagcttcagaaacagcagcagcagcagatccTGCCTGGGGAGAGGAAGCCCCTGTATCATTATGGTCGGGGCATTAATCCCGCTGACAAGCCAGCCTGGGCTCGAGAG GTAGAAGAGAGAACAAGGATGAACAAGCAGCAGAACTCTCCCTTGGCCAAGACCAAGCCAAGCAGCACAGGGCCTGAGCCCTCCATCCCCCAGGCCTCCCCTGGACCCCCAGGACCTCTTTCTCAAACTCCTCCTATGCAGAGGCCGGTGGAGCCCCAGGAGGGACCACACAAG AGCCTGGTAGCACACCGGGTCCCACTGAAGCCATATGCAGCACCTGTACCCCGATCCCAGTCCCTGCAGGACCAGCCCACCCGAAACCTGGCTGCCTTCCCAGCCTCTCACGACCCTGATCCTGCCATCCCCACACCCGCTGCCACGCCCAGTGCCCGGGGAGCTGTCATCCGCCAGAATTCAGACCCCACCTCTGAAGGGCCTGGCCCCAGCCCCAACCCCCCAGCCTGGGTCCGGCCAGACAACGAGGCCCCACCCAAG GTGCCTCAGAGGACCTCATCTATCGCCACTGCCCTTAACACCAGTGGGGCCGGAGGGTCCCGGCCAGCCCAGGCTGTCCGAGCAAG TAACCCCGACCTCAGGAGGAGCGACCCTGGCTGGGAGCGCTCAGACAGTGTCCTCCCGGCCTCTCATGGGCACCTTCCTCAGGCTGGCTCACTGGAGCGAAACCGTGTGGGAG CCTCCTCCAAACTGGATAGCTCCCCAGTACTCTCCCCTGGGAACAAAGCCAAGCCTGATGACCACCGCTCCCGGCCAGGCCGGCCCGCA GATTTCGTGTTACTGAAAGAGCGGACTCTGGATGAAgcccctcggcctcccaagaaGGCCATGGACTATTCATCATCCAGTGAGGAAGTGGAAAGCAGtgaagaggatgaggaggaaggtgATGGCGAGCCATCAGAGGGGAGCAGAGACACCCCAGGGGGCCG CAGTGATGGAGACACAGACAGCGTCAGCACCATGGTGGTCCATGACGTTGAGGAAATCCCTGGGACCCAGCCCCCATATGGGGGCGGCACCATGGTGGTCCAGCGT ACCCCTGAAGAGGAGCGGAGCTTGCTGCATGCTGACAGCAACGGTTACCCAAACCTGCCTGATGTGGTCCAGCCCAGCCACTCACCTACTGAAAACAGCAAAGGTCAAAGCCCACCTTTGAAGGATGGAGGAAATGAT TACCAATCTCGTGGGCTAGTAAAAGCCCCTGGCAAGAGCTCGTTCACGATGTTTGTGGATCTAGGGATCTACCAGCCTGGAGGCAGTGGGGACACCATCCCCATCACAG CCCTAGTGGGTGGAGAGGGTACTCGACTTGATCAGCTACAGTACGACGTGAGGAAGGGCTCTGTGGTCAATGTGAACCCCACCAACACCCGGGCCCACAGTGAAACTCCTGAGATTCGCAAGTACAAGAAACGATTCAATTCTGAGATCCTCTGTGCAGCCCTTTGGG GGGTCAACCTGCTGGTGGGCACGGAGAATGGGCTGATGCTGCTAGACCGAAGCGGGCAGGGAAAGGTATATGGACTCATTGGGCGGCGACGCTTCCAGCAAATGGATGTGCTGGAGGGGCTCAACCTGCTCATAACCATCTCAG GGAAAAGGAATAAACTGCGGGTGTATTACCTGTCGTGGCTCCGAAACAAGATTCTGCACAATGACCCAGAAGTGGAGAAGAAGCAGGGCTGGACGACTGTGGGGGACATGGAAGGCTGTGGGCACTACCGAGTTG TGAAATATGAGCGTATTAAGTTCCTGGTCATTGCCCTGAAGAACTCTGTGGAGGTATATGCCTGGGCCCCCAAACCCTACCACAAATTCATGGCCTTCAAG TCCTTCGCTGACCTTCCTCACCGCCCTCTGCTGGTTGACCTGACCGTAGAGGAGGGACAGCGTCTCAAGGTCATTTATGGCTCCAGTGCTGGCTTCCATGCTGTGGATGTCGACTCGGGGAACAGCTATGACATCTATATCCCTGTGCAT ATCCAGAGCCAGATCACGCCCCATGCCATCATTTTCCTCCCCAATACTGATGGCATGGAGATGCTGCTGTGCTATGAAGACGAGGGGGTCTATGTCAACACATATGGGCGGATCATCAAAGATGTGGTGTTGCAGTGGGGAGAGATGCCCACCTCTGTGG CCTACATCTGCTCCAACCAGATCATGGGCTGGGGTGAGAAAGCCATTGAGATCCGCTCTGTGGAGACAGGCCACCTGGATGGGGTCTTCATGCACAAACGAGCCCAGAGGCTCAAGTTCCTGTGTGAGCGGAATGACAAG GTCTTTTTTGCCTCAGTCCGCTCCGGGGGCAGCAGCCAAGTTTACTTCATGACTCTGAACCGTAACTGCATCATGAACTGGTGA